A segment of the Sulfitobacter sp. D7 genome:
GCGGAATTATGCTGAGGATTTAACGCAGTTTTGCCCACATTATGGCACAACCTCAGGTTTTTCGTAAACTTTTTGCAGTGATTGGGGTGATTTACCTGTCGACTGCCGAAGACGGGCGGGGCAGGCCTGTGGGAAAATAGCCACGCTAAAGCGCCGCCGATCTGCAGTCCACTCAATACGAAACGGGGGAAAGTCGCCGAACTATTCGGCGTAGGTCCGCGCGTATCTCGCCCCGAGTGAGGTGAGCATTTCGTAGCCGATCGTCCCGGCCCAATCCGCCAGATCATCGACACCCTGCTTTGGCCCCAGCAATTGCAAAGTCGCGGGGACTTCATCCAACGCAGAGACATCCACCGTGATCAGATCCATCGACACGCGCCCGACAATCGGCAGCGAAATGCCGTCATGTTGGAATGAGGCCGCGCCGACTGCATTGCCCATGGCGCGCTGGAGCCCGTCGGCGTAGCCCGCAGCGACGGTGGCGAGCTTCACCGTGCTCTCTGCCGTCCATGTGTTGCCATATCCCACAGTCTCTCCCGGGGTGACGTTGCGGGTTTGGATCACCGGCACATCAAGGGTGACCACAGGCCGCGCATCGGTGAAGGGCCGCCCGCCATAAAGGCCAATCCCGGGCCGCGTGACATCGAAGTGATAATCAGAGCCCAGCAGGATGCCCCCCGTGGCAGAGAGCGAGCGCGGGACGTCGATCCCTTGGGTCATCTCGTGAAAGCTGCGCAGCTGCGCGTCGTTCATCTCGTGTCCCGGTTCGTCTGAGCAGGCCAGATGCGACATGATCAGCGAGGGGTTCTGGCTGAGTGCGATGTCGCGCAGGGCCGCCCATTCCGCAGGCTCCATCCCCAGCCGGTTCATGCCGCTGTCGAGTTGGATGCCAAAGCCATGGCCGGGCAGGGTCTCAAGCTGTCGCAAAAGCTGCTCGGTCGAGTTGACCATCGGCGTTAAGGCGGCACCGGCAATCGCCTCGGCGTCGCCTGCCATGTGGCCGGAAAAGACATTGATCACCGGGCCTTCGCCCAAGGCCTGCCGCAGTGCTACGCCTTCTTCGGTCAAGGCCACAAAGAACTGTCGCGCGCCAGCCTCGGCCAAGGCTGTCGCCACACGGGCCGCACCAAGGCCATAGCTGTCGGCTTTGACCACGGCGCCGGTCTCGGCCCCCGTCATGCGGTCAAGGGCGCGCCAGTTGTCGGCGATGGCTTGCAGGTCGATGGTCAGGGTCGCTTTGCTCATGGGCGGATGTGGGCCAGAATGCGGGGGGAGGTCAAGCGACCAAGGGCACCTAACGTCATGCGCGACAGGGGCGAGGGGGATTTGTTACACTTTTGCCTACCGGATGCGCAGGATGGGGAGGTCAGGCGGATGTCACGGATCAGGATCATGTTTGGCCACGCGGGGGTATCGCTCATGGCGCTGGCCTGTGTGGTTGCCTTTGGCGCGATGCTCTGGGGGGCGCCGCTGTGGTGCTGGGCGCTGGTGCCGCTGGGGATCGCGGCGCAGATGCTCAATGAATACAACCTGCACCGGTATGTCTTTCACCTTGATCCGCCGAAACGGCAATGGGCCTTTGATCTGCTCTACCGCGCGCATTACGGGCACCATGATTTTCCCACCAATCACGGGCTGTTCTTTGTGCCGCTTTGGGTCGCTTTGCCGATGCTTGTGGGTAATTTCCTTTTGGTTTGGGGCATTGCGGCGCTGCTGGGGTTTGACGCAAGTCTTTGGATTGCCACGGCAATCGTACCCTTGGGTGGGGTGCTGACCTTTCTGGG
Coding sequences within it:
- the alr gene encoding alanine racemase translates to MSKATLTIDLQAIADNWRALDRMTGAETGAVVKADSYGLGAARVATALAEAGARQFFVALTEEGVALRQALGEGPVINVFSGHMAGDAEAIAGAALTPMVNSTEQLLRQLETLPGHGFGIQLDSGMNRLGMEPAEWAALRDIALSQNPSLIMSHLACSDEPGHEMNDAQLRSFHEMTQGIDVPRSLSATGGILLGSDYHFDVTRPGIGLYGGRPFTDARPVVTLDVPVIQTRNVTPGETVGYGNTWTAESTVKLATVAAGYADGLQRAMGNAVGAASFQHDGISLPIVGRVSMDLITVDVSALDEVPATLQLLGPKQGVDDLADWAGTIGYEMLTSLGARYARTYAE
- a CDS encoding sterol desaturase family protein — protein: MFGHAGVSLMALACVVAFGAMLWGAPLWCWALVPLGIAAQMLNEYNLHRYVFHLDPPKRQWAFDLLYRAHYGHHDFPTNHGLFFVPLWVALPMLVGNFLLVWGIAALLGFDASLWIATAIVPLGGVLTFLGYEWFHMTAHLTVPKTAVERHVTRLHNQHHFRDFNKWFHVSPGGEIIDRAMGTDIDTEALKQQQRIAFIRTLGMKPDDPRLLAARAKFAGRYGLSEAEVARAARG